The window ACCGATCCTCCTGCGACCAATCCTCCTGCGACCAATCCTCCTGCGACCAATCCTCCCGCGACCAAGAGTGCCGGATCGGTATGGATCGATCCTGCATCAATGAACGTATCGAGAGGCTCTGCATTCACCAACGAAGTCCACGCCCACTCCGGAACACAGAAACTCGCGGCATACGGCGTCACACTCAGCTTTACATCGAGTATACTTACCGTCGACACGTCAATTGGAACGAACGGCGTTCAGGCCGGAGCTGACGGATTCGTGGCGGCCGTTAACGCAAATACTGCGGGAAGGCTTGTCATCAGCGGTTTCGATACATCCGGAAAAGGCCCGGGAACGGACCTTCATGTTTGTACGGTCAACTGGAATGCGAGCGGAAGCGGAACAACGACGATCAGTGTTGCAGTCGACAGTCTCGTCGATGAAAACACGAACAATATCGGTACAGCCAACGGTATCTCCGGAAGCGTCACAGTCAACTAATCACACCTCGCATTCACGTTGCAGCGAATATACGGGACAGCCTTTAGGCTGTCCCTTTTTTTATCCGCCACCCCAATCGGTCTGTTTCTACACGATACATAAGATTTTTATCCTATTTCATATTATATAATACTCCTCTATTGTTATAAGGTTTTTGGATTAAGCGGATAATACAATTCAACCTATCACAAAATCAAGAAAGTACTGATTGTGTTTGTATTATATAAAGAGTAAAGTGATTCATATATCGATAGAAACGTCAAGAAAAATAAAAGGTATCAATTGATATGAAAAAAGCCGGTATACTCAAGGTAATAATACTCGTGGTATATATATCCGGTGTCATTATATCCATTCAAACCGGGTTCGCGGATGACTGGCTCCAAACAAAGGGAAACAGAGTCTATGACAATAACGGCAACATTGTCTGGATCACCGGGATCAACTGGTTCGGTTATGAAACCGATACCTTTGTCTTTCACGGCCTGTGGACTCGCGATCTGGAAAGTGTTTTACATCAAGTAGCCGACCTTGGATTCAATGCCATCCGCATACCGATGAGTGTCTATTTTGTTCTGGAATCGAAGAAGGGATCGGTATATTCCAATAGCGTCACAATCGAATACAACCCCAACCCCGGCGCATCAAAAAACACTTATCTTGACGGAATGGATACGCTTGAGATACTCGATTACGCGATCGACTATTGCGGGCGTATCGGTTTAAAGGTCATCCTGGATATGCACAGCCTTTCACCCGACGGGTACCAGCATAATCTGTGGTACAATGAACAGTATAATTTCAATCATTTCAGGGAAGCGTGGCGCTATCTCGCCGGTCATTACCGGTACAACGATACGGTCATCGGGTTTGATATAAAGAACGAACCTCACGGGAAGCTTAATGAAGAAGGATTCCGCGCCGCCAAATGGGATTCATCGCTTGATCCGAACAACTGGAAAAGCGCGGTTGAACTGGTTGCGAACGAAATTCACTCCATCAATCCGCGTGTCCTCATCCTGATCGAAGGGGTGGAAGAGTACCGTGATTCGGCAATCCCCAATATCCGTGAAAAGCTGGGCCTTCCATATGATAGTACCACCGATCTTTCC of the Spirochaetales bacterium genome contains:
- a CDS encoding cellulase family glycosylhydrolase: MKKAGILKVIILVVYISGVIISIQTGFADDWLQTKGNRVYDNNGNIVWITGINWFGYETDTFVFHGLWTRDLESVLHQVADLGFNAIRIPMSVYFVLESKKGSVYSNSVTIEYNPNPGASKNTYLDGMDTLEILDYAIDYCGRIGLKVILDMHSLSPDGYQHNLWYNEQYNFNHFREAWRYLAGHYRYNDTVIGFDIKNEPHGKLNEEGFRAAKWDSSLDPNNWKSAVELVANEIHSINPRVLILIEGVEEYRDSAIPNIREKLGLPYDSTTDLSIHTTWWGGNLMGVRVHPISLFQPSRFVYSPHEYGPNVHIQPWFEYDFNRSDLEIVWRHYWFFIHENGTAPIHIGEWGGNIAGSENADNLIWMTAFRDFIAENNLNHTFWCLNQDSGDTGGILAGSAWEQVDENKYNFIKPTLWQDVSGRFVSLDHEVPLGSKGITLTDYYSNPANPTFPPGPSPSPTGPGLPRKGDVNSDDSVDIVDALIIARYCVKLPVPIFNDYAADVNDDGLINIIDALIVTRISVNINQYPIRY